The genomic DNA TCCTTTGATTTTGGCGGCTTATTATGATCAATTGCCTGTAGTAGCTTATTTGATTGAGCAAGGCGCTGACATTTCGGATGTAGATGCCTCTGGCAATACCGCATTGATGGGGGCTTGTTTTAAAGGCTATGAGCAACTGGTGAGCCAGCTTATTGCCTTGGGAGCTGATGTAAACGTGCGCAATGTACAAGGAGCAACTGCTTTGATATATGCGTGTATGTTTGATAAGCAAGCCATTGCCCAGTTACTGCTGGAACAAGGAGCAGATGCTTCTATCAAAGATACCCAAGGCAAAACTGCCCTTGACCATGCCAAAGCCAAAGGGCTAAAGTGGGGAGAAGAACTACTACAGGTCTGAATAGCGAATGATTTGTCGACAAGTAAGAGAAGCCGCTTTATTTATAAAGCGGTTTTTTTGTAATAGAATGCCTGTAAATGTGCCAAATCCTTTGTATCTTTCATGAGACTACATGATGACTATGACAAATCAAGGATATTCGGGAACTCCATTGGTAAAAAAGCTCGGCATTAAGTCTGGGTTTCGAATGTATGGCTATCAGTTGCCACAAGATTATTTTCATTGGTTTGACAGCCTGCCCGAAGACCTCCACCTTTTGCCCGAAGAACCATTTGAAGATATACTGGCTGAATCGCTGGATTTCGTGCATGCGTTCGTCACAGAAAAAAAAACACTCGAAGAAATACTGCCTTTGGTGAAAACCAAAATAAAAAAGAATGGCATGGTATGGGTATCGTGGCCTAAGAAAGCCTCTAAGGTAGTGACTGATCTCGATAGCCACTTGGTGCGTACATACGGGCTTGAGTGTGGGTTGGTAGACGTAAAGGTGGCAGCTGTAAACGAGGTATGGTCGGCAATTAAGTTGATGTACCGGGTAAAAGACCGCTAAAAAAAGTTTGAGTCTGCGTTTAGGCGAAACGAAAAAAACAAGCTCCTGGAGCAGACTCAGAAATAAATAGGGTTACTTATAGTTTGGAGTGAGATC from Microscilla marina ATCC 23134 includes the following:
- a CDS encoding ankyrin repeat domain-containing protein codes for the protein MDNNHLFIEAVRSGNLSTVKQHLSKYPNAVNQKNAQGFTPLILAAYYDQLPVVAYLIEQGADISDVDASGNTALMGACFKGYEQLVSQLIALGADVNVRNVQGATALIYACMFDKQAIAQLLLEQGADASIKDTQGKTALDHAKAKGLKWGEELLQV